A genomic stretch from Streptomyces sp. QL37 includes:
- a CDS encoding helix-turn-helix domain-containing protein, which yields MSPVLDTTHIPSRDREEVVRNAVWESVVAVDIDHGPPAEDISVRIGLGTVGPVRICSARATAVTIRRTERLAREDEEPAVFLGLQVTGSSLVAQNGRECVLRPGELAVYESIAPYTLLFDEGVDHHFLRFPRAALALPDRLLRDSTTVALGPDNPVARLAFTYFSQLAASDDLHQGVHADAVVGPSVELLRALLTTQQGNSSLARAPLEATLSLRITHYIQEHLADRDLSAARIAAAHDISARHLYAVLSRSGISLGDWIRTRRLAECRRELAGPDGRLRTIAAVGRRWGFVDATHFSKVFKRTYGISPRAWREQNRARSRT from the coding sequence ATGAGCCCGGTCCTGGACACGACGCACATCCCGTCGCGGGACCGGGAGGAAGTGGTCCGGAACGCGGTGTGGGAATCCGTGGTGGCGGTCGACATCGACCACGGTCCTCCGGCCGAGGACATCTCCGTTCGCATAGGACTCGGCACCGTGGGGCCGGTCCGGATCTGTTCGGCGCGGGCGACCGCTGTCACGATCCGTCGGACTGAGCGGCTGGCCCGGGAGGACGAGGAGCCGGCCGTCTTCCTCGGCCTTCAGGTGACGGGCAGCAGCCTGGTGGCGCAGAACGGCCGCGAGTGCGTGCTGCGGCCGGGGGAGCTCGCCGTCTACGAATCGATCGCTCCCTACACGCTCCTCTTCGACGAGGGAGTCGACCACCACTTCCTACGTTTCCCTCGTGCCGCACTGGCGCTCCCCGACCGGTTGTTACGGGACAGCACCACGGTCGCCCTGGGGCCCGACAACCCTGTTGCACGCCTCGCCTTCACCTACTTCTCCCAGCTGGCCGCCAGCGACGATCTGCACCAGGGCGTGCACGCCGACGCCGTCGTGGGACCCAGCGTCGAACTGCTCCGCGCCCTCCTGACCACGCAGCAGGGAAACTCCAGCCTGGCCAGGGCGCCGTTGGAGGCGACCCTCAGCCTGCGGATCACTCATTACATCCAGGAGCACCTTGCTGACCGCGATCTGTCGGCGGCACGGATAGCCGCCGCACACGACATCTCCGCACGCCATCTCTACGCTGTGCTGTCCCGGTCGGGAATCAGCCTCGGAGACTGGATCCGTACACGCCGTCTGGCCGAATGCAGGCGGGAGCTGGCCGGCCCGGACGGGCGGCTGCGGACCATCGCGGCGGTAGGACGACGTTGGGGCTTCGTGGACGCGACCCACTTCAGCAAGGTGTTCAAGCGGACCTACGGAATCTCGCCTCGGGCCTGGCGCGAGCAGAACCGCGCCCGCTCCCGCACGTGA
- a CDS encoding D-aminoacylase, with product MDLVIRDARVVDGTGAPSYRADVGITDGRITEIRREGDGPRPTAARTLDADGLALSPGFIDMHAHSDLALLRDPDHSAKAAQGVTLEVLGQDGLSYAPADDRTLAEVRRSIAGWNGDGSDIDFDWRTVGGYLDRLDRNFGGQGIAVNATYLIPQGTVRMLAVGWDDRPATDAELDRMKELVAQGMAEGAVGMSSGLTYTPGMYAKDAELTELCRVVAAHDGYYCPHHRSYGAGALQAYEEMVRLTRDAGCALHLAHATMNFGVNKGKAPELLSLLDEALAAGADISLDTYPYTPGCTTLVAMLPSWANEGGPESVLTRLADGETAERIRHVVEVVGSDGCHGVPIEWDRIEISGVGSPDLSGYVGRTVAESARLRGEEPWVTARRLLVEDRLGTTILQHVGHEENVRQIMRHRVHTGGSDGILQGDKPHPRAYGTFPQYLGRYVRELGILTLEECVAHLTSRPAARLRLPDRGYVREGYRADLVLFDPATVAAGSTFDEPRTLPVGLPHVLIDGRFVIEDGKRTSTLAGRSVRGTGAATTG from the coding sequence ATGGACCTGGTCATCCGCGACGCCCGCGTCGTCGACGGCACCGGCGCCCCCTCCTACCGCGCCGACGTAGGCATCACGGACGGCCGGATCACCGAGATCCGCAGGGAGGGCGACGGCCCACGCCCCACCGCCGCCCGCACCCTGGACGCCGACGGCCTCGCGCTCTCGCCGGGCTTCATCGACATGCACGCGCACAGCGACCTCGCGCTGCTGCGCGACCCCGACCACAGCGCGAAGGCAGCCCAGGGCGTCACCCTGGAGGTGCTCGGCCAGGACGGACTGTCGTACGCCCCCGCCGACGACCGCACCCTCGCAGAGGTCCGCCGGTCCATCGCCGGCTGGAACGGCGACGGCAGCGACATCGACTTCGACTGGCGCACCGTCGGCGGTTACCTGGACCGCCTCGACCGCAACTTCGGCGGACAGGGCATCGCCGTCAACGCCACCTACCTCATCCCGCAGGGCACCGTCCGGATGCTCGCCGTCGGCTGGGACGACCGTCCCGCCACCGACGCCGAGCTGGACCGCATGAAGGAGCTCGTCGCCCAGGGCATGGCCGAGGGCGCGGTCGGCATGTCCTCGGGCCTGACGTACACCCCCGGGATGTACGCGAAGGACGCCGAACTCACCGAACTCTGCCGGGTGGTGGCCGCGCACGACGGTTACTACTGCCCCCATCACCGCTCGTACGGGGCGGGGGCGCTCCAGGCGTACGAGGAGATGGTGCGGCTCACCCGCGACGCCGGCTGCGCACTCCATCTCGCCCACGCCACCATGAACTTCGGCGTGAACAAGGGCAAGGCGCCCGAGCTCCTCTCCCTCCTGGACGAGGCGCTCGCGGCGGGCGCGGACATCTCGCTCGACACCTATCCGTACACGCCCGGCTGCACGACCCTCGTGGCGATGCTGCCGAGCTGGGCGAACGAGGGCGGACCGGAGTCGGTCCTCACCCGGCTCGCCGACGGGGAGACGGCCGAGCGGATCCGTCACGTCGTCGAGGTCGTGGGGTCCGACGGCTGCCACGGCGTCCCGATCGAGTGGGACAGGATCGAGATCTCCGGCGTCGGCTCACCGGACCTGTCCGGATACGTCGGCCGTACGGTGGCCGAGTCCGCCCGGCTGCGCGGCGAGGAGCCCTGGGTGACGGCCCGTCGGCTGCTCGTCGAGGACCGGCTGGGCACGACGATCCTCCAGCACGTCGGCCATGAGGAGAACGTCCGGCAGATCATGCGCCACCGGGTGCACACCGGGGGCAGCGACGGCATCCTCCAGGGCGACAAGCCGCACCCCCGCGCGTACGGCACGTTCCCCCAGTACCTCGGCCGGTACGTGCGGGAGCTGGGCATCCTCACGCTGGAGGAGTGCGTCGCCCACCTCACGTCCCGTCCGGCCGCCCGCCTGCGCCTGCCGGACCGCGGGTACGTCCGCGAGGGCTACCGCGCGGACCTGGTCCTCTTCGACCCGGCCACGGTGGCGGCCGGGTCGACCTTCGACGAGCCGCGCACCCTTCCGGTGGGGCTCCCGCACGTCCTGATCGACGGACGCTTCGTCATCGAGGACGGCAAGCGCACCTCCACCCTGGCGGGCCGGTCGGTGCGGGGCACGGGCGCCGCCACCACGGGGTGA
- a CDS encoding amino acid deaminase: MAAEQSPEQSVTALAGERVDHRFKALPPDAEGLTVGALAAERRNLFTGGFTTPVLALSAESVEANLALLETYAERHGLAFAPHGKTSMSPQLFARQLEYGAWGITAAVPHQARVYRAYGIARIFLANELVDAVALRWLAGELDSDPDFTFACYVDSVRGVELMDEALRAAGAVRPVDVVVELGAGEGARTGARTEADCAAVADAVAAASTLRLVGVAGYEGEVPDASPERVREWLRRLVALAADFDSAGRFAALADGEEILVSAGGSAWFDAVADVFAGIPALSRPVLKLLRSGAYVSHDDGHYRHLTPFNRIPEEGTLQPAFRLWAQVVSRPAPGQAFVNAGKRDAAYDLDLPEAQVVRSGRDGSVRPATGITVSGLSDQHGWVRTEEGAELEVGDWIGMGLSHPCTSFDKWQLIPLVEADGTVTEYIRTFF; the protein is encoded by the coding sequence TTGGCCGCCGAGCAGTCCCCCGAACAGTCCGTGACGGCACTCGCCGGCGAACGGGTCGACCACCGCTTCAAGGCGCTGCCGCCGGACGCGGAGGGCCTCACGGTGGGCGCGCTGGCGGCCGAGCGCCGCAATCTGTTCACGGGCGGCTTCACCACCCCGGTTCTGGCCCTGTCCGCCGAGTCGGTCGAGGCCAACCTCGCCCTGCTGGAGACGTACGCGGAGCGGCACGGGCTGGCCTTCGCCCCGCACGGCAAGACGTCGATGTCCCCGCAGCTCTTCGCCCGTCAGCTGGAGTACGGCGCGTGGGGCATCACCGCCGCCGTGCCCCATCAGGCGCGGGTGTACCGGGCCTACGGCATCGCGCGGATCTTCCTGGCCAACGAGCTCGTCGACGCGGTGGCCCTGCGCTGGCTGGCCGGCGAGCTGGACTCCGACCCGGACTTCACGTTCGCCTGTTACGTGGACTCCGTGCGCGGCGTCGAGCTGATGGACGAGGCCCTGCGCGCGGCGGGTGCCGTGCGCCCCGTGGACGTCGTGGTGGAGCTGGGCGCGGGTGAGGGCGCCCGCACCGGCGCCCGCACGGAGGCCGACTGCGCGGCGGTCGCCGACGCGGTGGCGGCGGCGTCCACCCTGCGGCTGGTGGGCGTCGCGGGTTACGAGGGCGAGGTGCCGGACGCCTCCCCCGAGCGCGTACGGGAGTGGCTGCGCCGGCTCGTCGCGCTGGCAGCGGACTTCGACTCCGCCGGCCGCTTCGCCGCGCTCGCCGACGGCGAGGAGATCCTGGTCAGCGCGGGCGGCAGCGCGTGGTTCGACGCGGTCGCCGACGTCTTCGCCGGGATCCCCGCGCTGAGCCGGCCCGTGCTCAAGCTGCTGCGCTCCGGGGCGTACGTCAGCCACGACGACGGCCACTACCGCCACCTCACCCCCTTCAACCGGATTCCCGAGGAGGGCACCCTCCAGCCCGCCTTCCGCCTCTGGGCCCAGGTCGTCTCCCGTCCCGCCCCCGGGCAGGCGTTCGTCAACGCCGGCAAGCGCGACGCGGCCTACGACCTGGACCTCCCCGAGGCACAGGTCGTCCGCTCCGGGCGCGACGGCTCGGTGCGCCCGGCCACCGGAATCACCGTCAGCGGACTGTCCGACCAGCACGGCTGGGTGCGTACGGAGGAGGGCGCCGAGCTGGAGGTCGGGGACTGGATCGGCATGGGCCTCTCGCATCCCTGCACGTCGTTCGACAAGTGGCAGCTGATCCCGCTGGTCGAGGCCGACGGCACGGTCACGGAGTACATCCGCACCTTCTTCTGA
- a CDS encoding sugar kinase translates to MPGSAARTATADVVCLGESMVTFLPSQPGRLADVPSFGRGIGGAESNVACALAAAGHRAKWVGRVGADGFGDHLVDTITGYGVDTSAVRRDPDRPTGIYFRTATDRATDTHEVAYYRAGSAASAMSPRNVPYEDLLDTRVLHLSGITAALSADCLALLHDLTAPRDGRPLISFDVNHRPGLWRDGEAGPEVLLDLARRSDLVFVGEDEAEEAWDVHGAEAVRAALPEPDVLVVKRGPDGATVFSRAANGTDTVTTVPSLRVDVVAAVGAGDAFAAGFLSATLRDLPVRDRARHGHLMAAAVLTVPGDLTGPPPRAYADRLAALDDEAWGTLRLGPGWTAAAGANEEVRVT, encoded by the coding sequence GTGCCCGGATCCGCAGCCAGGACAGCCACCGCGGACGTCGTCTGCCTCGGCGAGTCCATGGTGACGTTCCTGCCCTCGCAGCCGGGCCGCCTCGCCGACGTCCCCTCCTTCGGCCGGGGCATCGGCGGTGCCGAGTCCAACGTCGCCTGCGCGCTCGCCGCGGCGGGCCACCGGGCGAAGTGGGTCGGCCGGGTCGGCGCCGACGGCTTCGGGGACCACCTCGTCGACACGATCACCGGCTACGGCGTCGACACCTCGGCCGTCCGCCGAGACCCGGACCGCCCCACCGGCATCTACTTCCGCACGGCGACGGACCGGGCCACCGACACCCACGAGGTCGCCTACTACCGGGCCGGCTCCGCCGCCTCCGCGATGTCGCCGCGGAACGTCCCGTACGAGGACCTCCTCGACACCCGCGTCCTGCATCTGTCCGGCATCACCGCAGCGCTCTCCGCCGACTGCCTGGCCCTCCTCCACGACCTCACCGCACCCCGCGACGGCCGCCCCCTGATCTCCTTCGACGTCAACCACCGTCCCGGCCTGTGGCGCGACGGCGAGGCCGGCCCGGAGGTCCTGCTCGACCTCGCCCGCCGCAGCGACCTCGTCTTCGTCGGGGAGGACGAGGCGGAGGAGGCCTGGGACGTCCACGGCGCCGAAGCCGTCCGCGCCGCCCTCCCGGAGCCGGACGTCCTCGTCGTCAAGCGCGGCCCGGACGGGGCCACGGTCTTCTCCAGGGCCGCGAACGGCACGGACACCGTCACCACCGTCCCCTCCCTGCGCGTCGACGTCGTCGCCGCCGTCGGAGCCGGCGACGCATTCGCCGCGGGCTTCCTCTCCGCCACCCTGCGCGACCTGCCCGTACGCGACCGCGCCCGGCACGGACACCTCATGGCCGCCGCCGTCCTCACCGTCCCCGGCGACCTCACCGGCCCCCCGCCCCGCGCGTACGCCGACCGGCTCGCCGCCCTGGACGACGAGGCCTGGGGCACACTTCGTCTCGGCCCCGGCTGGACAGCCGCCGCAGGGGCGAACGAGGAGGTACGAGTCACATGA
- a CDS encoding IclR family transcriptional regulator, whose amino-acid sequence MSQTVDRALSILPLLAQGPADLGQVAERLDVHKSTALRLLRTLHEHGLVYRQEDQRYRLGARLFALAQEAVENLDVREIAHSHLVALNEQCGHTVHLAVYEENEVLYIDKVESRYPVRMYSRIGKPVAITVAAVAKLLLADLAEPERRAIAERLDYPMYTSRSLPNAGAFLKELAVVREQGWATDLGGHEESINCVGAPIRGADGRVVAAMSVSAPNVVVTAEELLTLLPLVRRTAETISREYSGTAPTKKA is encoded by the coding sequence ATGAGCCAGACCGTCGACCGCGCGCTGAGCATCCTGCCGCTGCTCGCCCAGGGCCCCGCCGACCTCGGCCAGGTCGCCGAGCGACTGGACGTCCACAAGTCCACGGCGCTGCGTCTGCTCCGTACGCTCCACGAGCACGGACTCGTCTACCGCCAGGAGGACCAGCGCTACCGCCTCGGCGCCCGGCTCTTCGCGCTCGCGCAGGAGGCCGTCGAGAACCTCGACGTACGCGAGATCGCCCACAGCCACCTCGTCGCACTCAACGAGCAGTGCGGACACACCGTCCACCTCGCGGTGTACGAGGAGAACGAGGTCCTCTACATCGACAAGGTCGAGAGCCGCTACCCCGTGCGGATGTACTCACGGATCGGCAAACCCGTCGCGATCACCGTCGCCGCGGTCGCCAAGCTGCTCCTCGCCGACCTCGCCGAGCCCGAACGGCGCGCCATCGCCGAACGGCTCGACTACCCCATGTACACGTCCCGTTCGCTCCCGAACGCCGGTGCCTTCCTCAAGGAACTCGCCGTCGTACGCGAACAGGGCTGGGCCACCGACCTCGGCGGCCACGAGGAGTCCATCAACTGCGTCGGCGCCCCCATCCGGGGCGCGGACGGGCGCGTCGTCGCGGCCATGTCGGTGTCCGCGCCGAACGTGGTCGTCACGGCCGAGGAACTCCTCACCCTGCTCCCCCTGGTGCGCCGCACCGCGGAGACCATCAGCCGGGAGTACTCCGGCACCGCCCCCACCAAGAAAGCCTGA